In one Penaeus vannamei isolate JL-2024 unplaced genomic scaffold, ASM4276789v1 unanchor5097, whole genome shotgun sequence genomic region, the following are encoded:
- the LOC138861379 gene encoding uncharacterized protein, translated as MSYIVDIMKEAQALGMDSEQVSKLIQEEQKSAKEKADREERAAERELKRCQLQSEEADKQRAHDKSMAELRLQNAFEGNSNSVLGNDSLQIYEGLKLPTFNDGQDDIDSYLQRFERFAKLHKWNKEDYHVYLGSLLRGHALKVYVSLPDDTEREFVTAVEMAESADRFRSAHLYRGKRTNQTPIFKATQSVKEGNSEMTCHGCEKLTPKNCMLDPNGYIFDKPAEVMLDSGCSSIIVKESLVPSKYKLGKFVKVYDYLGIPNYFPQVRCLIKSKFYTGWTKAIAAPIKFADVLIGLIPGVKLPTELYPPDDPSLPVPDKADLPPSILPNHLDAKDPSSLIHPETSSPILTPFIDNQVCTASSDVKKTEARLPVVSMAVQTRASRKRSEEIKSLSYPVMEELDLSKYSFLKAQNACRTLQTIRDRVETGSVEKVKSRSVKYERINGLIYRVCLHSKDEHELNNMQLVIPAVYRDKVLQLAHDSLTAGHFSHRKNSLKVFENFFWPGAGADIKRYCKSCHICQKVSPKGRVKRVPMKTVPVIQEPFSRVAIDIVGPLSPSSDRGHRYILTLIDCATRYPEAIPLKNIDTITIAESLVDIFSRVGIPREVLSDRGTQFRSDLMSEIHRLLSIKALYTTPYHASCNGMVERLNGVPKSMLKKLCSVHPRDWDRYIPATLFAYREMPNDSLKFSPFELLYGRTVRGHLNILHELWSNNEINHEVKSTYQYVTDLRTRLEETAKLAAAKAEISSRNYKYYYDLKAKHRKLEVGDEVLVLLPTDHNKLIMQWQGPYPVVSCKDTGVDYSITAHGKNKLFHINMLKKYHRRESISSKEKVVQVCVVEESNTENQPMYCESSITSLNDKELNVNEGLSSEQVSDVKDLITDFSDVFSDVPGYTKSIEHVIKLESNVPVSKKPFPIPHHLVLVFDKEVDRMLKLGIIEPSNSPYCSPVVLVRKSDQTWRFCIDFRGLNDITSFDCEPMPTIEDALGNFSNDVYFSELDLTKGYWQIPLTKVSKIYTAFATSRGLMQFVMMPFGLKTACATFVRLMRIVTCGLKNTDCYFDNIVVHNSNWSEHLQDLRELLNRLRLHGLTAGISKCYFGYPKIKYLGLLLGDNALTPLDVRVKSISEMPFPNTKKELRSFLGTVGFYRKFIPNFSDTAAPLNEMLKKLSSNKLKWSDVQIDSFQSLKAKLSNNPVLCLPDYKKTFYLRTDASDNGLGAVLLQDVNDMKMPIAYASRKLLERERNYATIEKECLAIIWAVDKFKSYLFGKEFVLQTDQQPLTYLRNMKNSNGRLMRWSLILQCYSYRIEYIKGNDNIGADLLSRCPV; from the exons ATGAGTTACATTGTAGATATAATGAAAGAGGCCCAGGCCTTGGGTATGGATTCTGAACAAGTTTCTAAGTTGATTCAGGAAGAACAAAAGTCCGCTAAAGAGAAGGCTGACCGGGAAGAACGCGCGGCTGAACGTGAGCTTAAGAGATGTCAGTTGCAATCCGAAGAGGCCGATAAACAACGCGCTCATGATAAATCTATGGCTGAATTACGGCTTCAGAATGCTTTTGAGGGCAATAGTAATTCCGTTCTCGGTAATGATTCACTACAGATTTATGAAGGGTTAAAGTTACCGACTTTTAATGATGGTCAAGATGACATTGATAGTTACTTACAACGCTTTGAAAGATTTGCAAAGTTACATAAGTGGAATAAGGAAGATTACCACGTGTACTTGGGCTCATTACTTAGAGGTCACGCGCTTAAAGTTTACGTATCGTTGCCTGATGATACC GAACGTGAGTTTGTAACTGCAGTAGAGATGGCAGAGTCGGCTGACCGATTTCGGAGCGCACACTTATACCGCGGTAAGAGAACTAATCAGACTCCAATCTTCAAAGCGACCCAGTCAGTTAAGGAAGGTAATTCTGAGATGACATGTCATGGATGTGAAAAG CTGACTCCAAAGAATTGTATGCTTGATCCCAATGGCTATATATTTGATAAACCTGCGGAGGTGATGCTAGATTCTGGATGCTCATCCATTATTGTTAAGGAGTCGTTAGTTCCCTCCAAATATAAGCTAGGTAAATTTGTGAAAGTGTACGACTATTTAGGCATTCCTAATTATTTCCCGCAAGTTAGATGTCTTATTAAAAGTAAATTTTATACTGGTTGGACAAAAGCAATAGCAGCTCCTATAAAATTTGCTGATGTTTTAATTGGCCTTATTCCAGGTGTGAAATTGCCAACTGAACTCTATCCTCCTGATGATCCAAGCCTTCCTGTACCTGATAAAGCTGACCTTCCACCCTCAATCCTTCCTAACCATCTTGATGCTAAGGACCCAAGCAGTCTGATTCATCCTGAgacttcctctcctatcctcaccCCCTTTATTGACAACCAGGTATGTACAGCAAGCTCtgacgtaaagaaaacggaggcgcGTTTACCTGTAGTTTCAATGGCGGTTCAAACTCGCGCAAGTAGGAAAAGGAGTGAAGAAATTAAGTCACTTTCTTACCCCGTTATGGAAGAATTAGATTTGAGTAAATATTCATTTCTTAAGGCGCAGAATGCATGCCGTACTTTacagacaatcagagacagagttgagacaggTTCAGTAGAAAAGGTGAAATCTAGGTCAGTTAAGTATGAGCGAATTAATGGCCTGATCTATAGGGTTTGCCTCCATAGCAAGGACGAACATGAACTCAATAACATGCAGTTAGTTATCCCTGCAGTATATAGGGACAAAGTTCTTCAGCTTGCCCATGATTCTTTGACTGCAGGTCATTTTTCACACCGAAAAAACAGCTTGAAAGTGTTTGAAAATTTCTTTTGGCCAGGTGCTGGGGCAGATATAAAGAGATATTGCAAATCTTGTCACATATGTCAGAAGGTATCACCTAAGGGGCGAGTTAAAAGGGTACCAATGAAAACTGTTCCTGTAATACAAGAGCCATTCTCAAGGGTGGCTATTGACATTGTAGGACCACTCTCTCCTAGCTCTGACCGAGGACATAGATATATTTTAACTCTAATTGATTGTGCTACACGCTATCCTGAAGCTATTCCTCTTAAGAATATTGACACTATTACTATTGCCGAAAGCTTAGTAGACATTTTCTCGCGTGTTGGTATTCCCAGGGAGGTGTTGTCAGATCGAGGAACACAATTTCGATCCGATCTCATGAGCGAAATTCATAGACTATTGTCAATTAAAGCTCTCTACACTACGCCTTACCATGCTAGCTGTAATGGAATGGTAGAACGACTTAACGGGGTCCCGAAATCAATGTTGAAGAAGCTATGTTCTGTTCATCCACGTGACTGGGATCGCTATATACCCGCAACTCTTTTTGCATACAGGGAAATGCCAAACGATTCTCTTAAATTTTCACCGTTTGAATTGTTATATGGGAGAACGGTGAGAGGTCATTTGAATATATTACATGAACTTTGGTCGAATAATGAAATCAACCATGAAGTAAAGAGTACATATCAATATGTTACGGACCTTAGAACACGTCTTGAAGAGACTGCTAAATTAGCTGCTGCTAAAGCAGAAATCAGTAGCCGaaattataaatactattatgaCCTTAAAGCTAAACATAGAAAATTAGAAGTAGGTGATGAAGTTCTTGTTCTCTTGCCAACTGACCACAACAAATTGATAATGCAATGGCAAGGACCTTACCCAGTAGTATCATGTAAGGATACTGGTGTAGATTATTCTATCACAGCTCATGGAAAGAACAAATTATTCCATATAAATATGTTGAAAAAGTATCATCGACGCGAAAGTATCTCTTCTAAAGAAAAAGTTGTACAGGTTTGTGTTGTTGAGGAAAGTAACACTGAAAATCAACCAATGTATTGTGAATCTAGCATTACCAGTTTGAATGATAAAGAATTAAATGTTAATGAAGGTCTTTCTAGTGAACAAGTCAGTGACGTAAAAGATTTGATAACTGATTTTTCTGACGTATTTTCTGATGTTCCAGGATATACTAAATCAATTGAGCATGTAATTAAACTTGAATCAAATGTACCTGTGAGCAAGAAACCATTCCCCATACCACATCATCTCGTATTGGTATTTGACAAGGAAGTAGATCGGATGCTTAAGCTAGGCATAATAGAGCCTTCTAATTCACCATACTGCTCACCTGTTGTGCTTGTCCGAAAATCTGACCAAACCTGGAGGTTCTGTATTGACTTCCGTGGTTTAAATGATATAACCTCTTTTGACTGTGAACCTATGCCTACAATTGAAGATGCTTTAGGTAACTTTTCAAATGACGTATACTTTTCAGAATTAGACCTTACAAAAGGCTATTGGCAAATTCCTCTTACTAAAGTCTCTAAAATCTATACAGCTTTTGCCACAAGCAGAGGTTTAATGCAATTTGTTATGATGCCTTTTGGTTTAAAAACTGCGTGTGCCACTTTTGTGCGGTTAATGAGGATAGTAACCTGTGGACTTAAAAACACTGATTGCTATTTTGACAATATTGTTGTTCACAATTCTAACTGGTCTGAACACTTGCAGGATTTGAGAGAACTTCTGAACAGGTTGCGGTTGCATGGTCTGACGGCTGGGATCAGTAAGTGCTACTTTGGTTATCCCAAGATCAAATACCTTGGTTTGCTACTCGGAGACAACGCCCTCACTCCCCTTGATGTAAGAGTGAAATCTATATCAGAAATGCCTTTTCCTAATACTAAAAAGGAGTTAAGATCTTTCCTTGGAACAGTAGGCTTTTATAGGAAGTTCATTCCCAATTTCTCAGATACTGCTGCTCCTTTAAATGAAATGCTTAAAAAGTTAAGTAGCAATAAACTTAAATGGAGTGATGTCCAGATTGATAGCTTTCAAAGTCTAAAAGCAAAACTCTCTAATAATCCTGTACTTTGCTTACCTGACTATAAGAAAACATTTTATTTGAGAACTGATGCTTCTGATAATGGTTTAGGTGCTGTACTCCTCCAAGATGTTAATGACATGAAAATGCCCATTGCTTATGCCAGCCGTAAATTATTGGAAAGGGAGCGAAATTATGCAACCATAGAGAAAGAATGCCTTGCTATTATCTGGGCAGTGGATAAATTTAAGAGCTATTTGTTTGGTAAGGAATTTGTCTTGCAGACAGATCAGCAACCATTAACGTACTTGAGGAATATGAAGAATTCTAATGGCAGATTAATGCGTTGGTCTCTCATCCTTCAGTGTTACTCATATAGAATTGAGTATATCAAAGGCAACGATAATATTGGTGCTGATTTACTTAGTCGCTGTcctgtataa